CCACTCTTTAACATTGCTGCAGCAACGAAAATTGCTGCAGACACTTTCGATGGATACAATTCCATTGCATAAGAAATACAAGCTCCCCCTATATCATGTCCGACTAATATAACCTGCATCGATGGGaaaacaatcaattttattttttttacatcgAATTCGCAAGTGAATTCATGATGTTAGTACCTTTTTATCATCGTCGAATTTCTCAAGGAAATCAATGAGGGGTTTTACATATTGTGAGAGAGTAGAAATGTTATTGGAATCAAAAAAATGTGCACCAGAACCAGTTAAGTCAATTGCATCAACATGATATCCAGATTCTTTGAGAAGTGTTGTAGTTTTGTACCAACACCAAGCACCAAATCCACCTCCATGTACTAGAACAAAATGTTTGTGATTCAAATCTTCAACATTTCTACTACcctgaaacaaaaaaaaggattttgaaacataTACTACCATGAAATATTACTGTAACGTAACAGAGTTACCTGAGATCTGTTGTTGGTCAGACAGGaactatttatgtattaaaatttgCATACTATACCATGAGATAATACAACAACAACTAATCTGGTGTAATCTCACGAGTGGACTGTGGGAGGGTAGTGCACCCCTACGTACCTTCAAAAAGTAGAGATAGTGTTTCTGATAGATATATGTTTGGTTGAACAAACAAAGATTTCACAAGTGGAGTTTGGACAGGGTACACTGTACATAGAACAACTTACCCCTATCTTATGTGAAGTACAAaggttgtttctgatagaccttcggatgattttttttatttttttgaaaactgaACTTAATTCTAAATATTTTGAGAGGAAGATATTTTATCCTATAGTATTATTCTTGTAGTTTCTGATTGTCATTTAGCATAATGCATGGGGCCTAATTTCACGTATGGTTACTGAATGTTATAACCACGTGGTTAACGTAACACTaaagtcataaaaaaaaatttagcagaGAAATCGTTTTCAATAGATATATCCTCGGCTGAACAAGCAATGATCCCATTAGTAGAGTTTGTGGAGGATAGAGTGTACAGAAACCTTATTCCTAACTCAAATAAGATAAAAGGATTATTTTTGGTAGATactcgaaaaatatttttaaaactgaaCTACTTAATTCAGAATGTTTTGAGGGTATAACATTTCATTCTACAGTTTTATTCATGTAGTTTTTTATTGTCATTTAGCTTATCGAGGGCTAATTTCACGTATGGTTACTGAATATTATCACTAACACGTGGCTCACATAACACTAAagtcataaaataattatttttgtcacATTAAATTATATTCCCTCCGCTTCATCTTACATGTCATGcctttctataaatagttgaaCTACAATActtgtcattttataaaatttatgcataaattacTATATTTTGCCTATTATACCCTTGATAGATTAGttaaaaaatcttgaaaatgtaTTCATCGTTTATTGtagttttgacttaaaaaaacGTTAAATAAGGGTAACAATATAAAATTACATCATTTCTTAATGCAAGTGCAATGTAAAAAtgtgacatataaaatgaaacgaCGGGGTATTACTCAAAGAATAGAAATTTTCGAAAATGTCAAATTTAcagctaaaaaaaatacaaaagacgaaagattttttaaaaaaaataatacctaCAGTTGTATAAGTTTTGACTAGCCAAATTTATCAACAAAAAgacaattaagaaaaataattgaaatcataacaaaacaaaaaaaaattgattactCAGAAACCGATCATTTTCTGAGCAATTCACACATAGAATTAGTTACTTTAATgtcacaaaaataattttttttacatacccaaaagttataatttgatgaaaaaatagtttacttttttttgttatagtggATAAAGTTCAGTCAACATTCATGCAATTATCCAGTCAAACTCAACAATTACGAAGAAATCGAAGGGATTCATAAAAACTAATActtttatcaatatataaatagtgtaattGAAATTCCTCGATTTTACGAAAAAAGTGATTTTCTGAGATAATAACTAACCTGATGAAGAAGTTCCAAGTGATGAGGAAGTGAATCAGATTGTGATCTAGCACGTCGAGAACTTGAACTTCTTggcataatattattattattattattatatctctTTTGCTTCCTTGAAGAACAATTTAAAGGATCTCTAAGAGAAACGGAACGTTCAAATTGACTGAACGTTCCgttttgatgatgatgttgtagCAACAAAGCTGCTGCAACTCGAGCTTGTTCTCGAATATAATCATGATCAATATCATGATCAATAATTCTAGAAGAACTCGGATAGATTATTCTATCCGATTTTCTACTAGTTGATCTTGAGATAcatggaggaggaggaggaggaataCGACGAATATTAGATGATGATCTTCTAGTACTaggaatattatttttgttgaatttttttctaatttttgtagCTTGATTTTTCTTAGAAAAACATGCTAATGAATTTCCCATTTTTGGTTAGCATGTgaatgagaagaaaaaattgttcATATATGTTTTTGTTAGAAGAAATAGAAAGTTGTTAAAGAAAGTGAAATTGAGGGGTCAAtgagaaaattaatttaaaatggtCAATTATGTTTGGGGGTAGGTACAAATAGTCCCTTAAGTATGTACTTTGAACAATTTGATCCTTTAAGTTTGTCAATGTGAACACCTTTAGTTTCCGTCaaatatttaaagaactttGTCCATTAGATTTGACGGGAAATTTAACTCAAATTTTGCGATATGAATATGAAGTTCactagtattattttttatatatatatttttagagtcTGGTATAATTTTAAAGGTACAACTTTAATCGATCTTTTATGTTgtaacttctaaaatttgatCCGACCTTCCTAGTgattttgtttaaaaagaaattcCCATAGTTCGTTTCGAGTTCAATAAATATTACGATGTAAAGATTAAAAGTGTTCACTTTTAGTAAATTTTAAGAACCACAAACTATTCAAACCATACTTAGGGGACTACTATAAACATGTCCCAAATATAAGGGACCATTTTTGTCATttctgaaataaataaaaactttgGTTTTTGGAAAATAGTgtggaagagaaaaaaaatttatatatatatcatgcaGTAGTACAATTTTgactttgaatttgaaaaaaaaaattataatgttttGCATTAAGGTTCAACACCTACACATCACTACTTTGGAATCTAGTGGAATTtttctacatctttttttttttgagaaccTACTTGAACCAAtagaataattatattattattatcgttaaatataatatttgcttactattttgaaaaatatattaaaaatataacatcTACATTTATATAGTAGTAAGTAAATCTCACTTTCCATAAACGACTATGTGATTATTATTACTTAGGTGATTAAAtagtgaaatttttttagtgttgttaatgttgttttaaaatacacaaaaatatattatagaaaatgaataggttataataatatattagaaTTATTGGAAAAGACAAAATACTCCTTTGAGAATTGTTTTCCTCCAtcttcttataaatataaaaagttgTTAAAAGTTGGTGCTTTTGTATATTTTGGTGTTTGACTTCCACTAAAGCCAACTTTTTGGTCTACCTTTGATGTTCACATCTCCAATTATAAGaattacaatttaaaaaattccaaAGAAAAGAGgttgagttttaaaaaaaacataagcaCAAAAAATACAATCTTCACATTTTGCATATGGCTATTTTACTAATGATTGACCTTGGGTCAAGACAGTTTGAGCACAACTCGACtaattttatttgacatttgCTAATTTTCATCAACACAAATGCTGagtaatttagaaaaaaataaaatttcatgactACTTATTAAAGAGAAAGGAGAGAGAAGCAGCAAGAGtgaagaaaagaataaaagaaaatctcgAGTTTGAGATCCTTATAGAATACCTTAATTTTAGCAGCACAAGGATCATTATCTTTTCCATAGTTCTCttgcaaaaaaatttcttacatTTAGCATTTTTCTCATGCTAGTTGTTTACAGAGCTATGCTGCTCGGACTTTTCAAAAGTACTTCCGCGCTCATAGCGTTAATAGGATTCAAAACACACCCAACAATAACTTTGAAAAGTTCGAGCTATATAATTGTAGATAATATAATCGAGGGATGAGAAGTTTTTTAAGCTCATATCCAATAACTtattttgctcctatttgcaGTGTTTTAGGGCGTTCACAACCAATCAAGAGCCCTTGGAATCTTTAATATCCTTGACATAATATGAAAGATCGTTATAAAATCTCTACATTTTCAATTGAAAAGAGCTACGTGATTAATTTTAAGGATACCCAACTTTCTTATAAAACGTAGCtcttttaacttgaaaatgtaAAGATTTTATAACGATCTATCTTACTATTAGAATGGTACGGATATTAAAGATTTCGAATGCTCTTGGTTTGTTGTGAAAGCCCTAGAACACTGCAACGAGGAGCAAAAGAAGTTTTTGGATGTGAGCCTAAAAAACTTGTCATCCCTTGGTTACATTATCTGCAACTATATAGCTCGAACTCTTCAAAAGTATTGTTGGGTGTGTTTTGAATCCTACTAAAGCTATGAGTGCGGCAATACTTTTGGAGGGTCCGAGCAGCATAGCTCTGCAAACAACTAGCATGAGCAAAATGCTAAATGTAAGAACTTTTTTTGATGGAGAACTATCGAAAAGATGATGATGCTTGTGTTTCTAAAATTAAGGCGCTAATAAGAATCTCAAACTTGaggttttcttttttcctttctttactATTGTTTCTTCTCTCGTTTCTCTTTGATAAGTAGTCATGATGGTTTATtcttttcttagaaaaatatcatctcaaatatgatatttgataagagttgaattcaaaatttaaacttgATTGCGTCAACCTTTAAATTAGTGTTCAGAATATAGTATTTGTTAAAAGTTAGGGCTTCTCACATATATATTCATGCTCCATATGGAAAATATTGTGTTTGGTTAAATCCCTGTATCTAATAAAGTATATACACCACTGACTTTAATGTAGTTCTTTTGGAAATTTTGTAGGTTGTGTACCGGGAATATGAGAATAATACAAATGAACAGTTGATAAACTCCAATGAAGATAATAGATTAGATTAGATTAACAAGATAAATATAGCTTAAACATTCAAACTATATTATTTAAGAGAAAAGCTCTTTATAAACAATTTATCTTAAGTTACTATTAAGTTCATTAATCAAAGTGaagtatattaaatataatgacTAATGATAAAGTAATTATGTTTTTCTAAGTTGAATCATGTTCCCCATTCAcaactttaaaagaaaatctaaaatagaaaaaaataatgagtaaaTAGTTACCATTAATTCCAATGACGCTAGTTTTAAATTGCTTCAAGTGAACGATGACGATACGAAGAAATAACAATACCATGATGAATAAGAACGGTATAAAAAAAAACGAGCTTgtcataagttttaaaaaaatcctaaactaatttggtaaaataaattcaaaatcctAGTTACCTTATAAcacaatatttaatatttgtgttcataaaattaaaaataaaaataaatggaaaaacCTAACTTCTGTGTGCCTTAGAGTTAAGTGACAGTGTAAAAAGAGTTTCAGTGTCACTGGCACACAAGTTAATCTCAAAAAAATCAATAGCGATTTcccaaatctttatttttttactattttttttcaaacaagaaaatttgaaatgtgATCTAGAAAGTCCATACATTATTTGACAAATAGAAACATGTCATTAGTAAAAAGTTAGAGATAAAAAGAGATAATTGActagatgaaaaataaatcattgaATGAAACAAATCAATCTTACAATATATATCATGTGAATGAGTATTGATCACGTCTAAAAACtgctatttttattaaatacgATACCACATTCGATTTGATTGAACTCACGTTGATGTAAAGAAAGTGTCATGGGAGAAAAGGGTTATAGAGTTGGATCCATGAAAacccatatatatataactatagGCCTTCTAAGGCTTTTTTgcacaaaaaaggaaaaaaaataatggtaattttttaaagaaaaaaaatatatattagtatttTCCCAAAAAGGTTGGATTttcttataagaaaatattaaatttaatttagaaatttcataaatcattttgacaaataaaaatatatcattgctaaagttttttcctaaaatgaGACATCTGGTTTGATTTCACCAAGTACGGCAACTAAATATAACTATAGGCGCCAAGCCTTTTTTgcacaaaaaaaggaaaaataataaatatattagtattttttttcaaaaaggttGGATTTTCTTATgagaataattaaatttaatttagaaaattcatacttttgacaaataaaaatatatcattactaaagttttttcctaaaatgaGACAATTTTGACCTGATTTCACCAACTAtgacaattaaattttaaaaagagacaaTTGACTAGATTTGACCAAGTATGGCAACTAAATTATAACATGTGTATGAGCTTAATTAGATACAACAAAATATCCAAGTATAACTAAAAACAAAGCTATGaattttgataataattttaatttattaactttaaatttttatgttgtCTTTGTTGGAGTATTTATGTGTGTTTGCTTTATATAAAATGATGCAATAGTAATACTCAATGGCATTTTATTAGGTATGTTATTATAGTAATGCAAcggataataataaatatcgctattataattataatagatGAAGACCTTTGTTGAACAACTTAGCTTTCAAATGCTTTAATTTAGTGAtagcaacatgattattttaaagttcattatcttatatatatatatatatatatacacatcatTTCACcataattaagatgaattacAAGTATAgtacaatttaaaaattattttaaatatctattcCACATTTATGGAGTAATATTTATGcaaatttgatatatatgagGTTATTGTTGCTTTATATGACTTCCACACAAACGATgatataaaaacattttatgcaaaattttgatgacagaaaatatttttactaatacaACTAGAGTTAacgttattaattttattaaagtaGGAGTTCTTTTATGTACAACTAAAAGCGTTCAAACGCTTTAATTTGGTGGTAATAACACAATTATCTCGAAATTTGTGGAAAGATTTAAAAACTACTATTCATTTTATTGATACATTAGGGTAAGTTTAAATAATAATCCGAATCGTCGTTATTTAAGAAGAgcaaaaatttgcaaaaaatttaGACTTTAGCAGGACAGTTCTCGCTGGCGGTGCGGCGCTGCAGCGGCAACTTACCCCACTGCAGCAGAATCGGCGAGGCAGAATtcgaaattttgaaatttttttattttttcatctttctaAAAATAACCCATAGGTCGTGAATTACCCTATAAACCTCAGAAAAGTTATTCCAAGCTTGAGAAAGAAGGAGAAAGAGCTTTTTAGCATGTGGATGACGGAATCTTGCGAATTCTTGGCCAAATTCACCGTAGCGAATCCGTAAAGCTAGAAAGAAATCAAAATTGTGTGCAAATTGATTGACGCTCAGGTAGgttagatttttatgcattgagtAGTTGCAAACATGTGCTTACCTTGTAGTATACGAAATCAATCGTAAAAGATATGTGTAGGTCTTCATGCACCGAGTAAATTTTGTGAAAAAGTTCTATAATGCAACGTATTTGGGGTTAGTGCTTGATGTAGCGAATGGATGGTCGATGGAGTGctcttagttatttttattttagtagaATTCATTCATTAAACAAGGATATCTGGTGGAAGGGAATAAATTTCGGTCCATACTAGGTTCGACCTATCGAAATAACTCGTTGATGAATGTTTAGTAATTTAGGTTTAAAACCCTAATGACGAAACCTAATGAAGAACTAGGGTTGAACTTGGTCTCTTTTCTGATAAGAATTGGGGGAAAATTTGTAGGTGATGGTTATAATTTCGTAATTGTGTGATGTATGCATGTTCTTGCTTTAGTGTGATACTTGTATGTATATGAATGGTTCAAtattgatcacacttgttgtaGCAGAGATAGATGAATGAGGTAGCCATGAAATCATGATGTAAATGTAAGATCTTGATGATGTACTGATACTACTCTTGAATGTGGCAATCCGATCATACCAGTTGCACTAATACTACTCTTGCTATGTCTTTTTGATATAGTCTGGATGCATGATTGGTGATGTTTGATTAGGTGAAGATGAAGAAATTCTTCCAGTAGCTTCGACTCTTCTTTCCGCATGGTGGGAgttgtgttcttttatttaattattgtctATCGTTACTCTTAGTAGCTCTTGTACCTGTTAGACTAGATCTTTGGGGTTGTTAATTGTTTTACTAGTCTTAATTAGTTCTT
This DNA window, taken from Solanum lycopersicum chromosome 5, SLM_r2.1, encodes the following:
- the LOC101265824 gene encoding putative methylesterase 11, chloroplastic, yielding MGNSLACFSKKNQATKIRKKFNKNNIPSTRRSSSNIRRIPPPPPPCISRSTSRKSDRIIYPSSSRIIDHDIDHDYIREQARVAAALLLQHHHQNGTFSQFERSVSLRDPLNCSSRKQKRYNNNNNNIMPRSSSSRRARSQSDSLPHHLELLHQGSRNVEDLNHKHFVLVHGGGFGAWCWYKTTTLLKESGYHVDAIDLTGSGAHFFDSNNISTLSQYVKPLIDFLEKFDDDKKVILVGHDIGGACISYAMELYPSKVSAAIFVAAAMLKSGQSTLDMFSVQLGLNNLCQRAQIFRYANGKDQPPTSIDYDKSLVKEVLFNQTPNKDVELASVSMRQVPFGPLTEKLSLSSTNYGSIPRFYVKTQDDFAIPASLQEVMIDSNQPEQVFQIKGSDHSPFLSKPQALHKILVEISNIPPKMNLKTI